GCGGGAGTTTTCTACCTGGATCGCCGGCGTCAGGCCTTCTGGCAACACACCTTCGGTGACGAGTTGGGTGATGGCTTGCTGGATGAGCTGGCGAATGGTGTCTTTCATGGTCTTCTCTTTCGACCGCTGGCGCGGCGGCGCTTCGATGCGCAGGTGGAAAAACTGGGCATTATCCGTTGCGAAGACGGGCTTGCCAACTATAGCGGGCCGCCTGTGGATATGCGGTGGCTATTCGGGCCATATCGCGGGCAAGCCTCGCTCCTACAGCGGCGCGCTTGCCTGAGATGGCGGTTTTTCTATCAATACAGGTCCACAGGGTCAACATCCAGCGACCAGCGTACCTGGCGCCCGCTGGGCATCTGTTCGAGGAGCAGCAGCCAGTGGCTCAGCAACTTGTGCAGCGGCGCCCGGGCGCTGGCCTGCAATAACAGTTGCGCGCGATAGCGTCCGGCACGCCGCTCCATGGGCGCCGGCACCGGCCCCAGCAACTCGATGCCGCCCAGGTTCATCTGCGCCAGCAGGCGTTCGGCCTCGCTGCAGGCTTCGTCGAGAAAGCCTTCGGCCTGTCCCGGCTTGTGCGCCTCGGCGCGCAACAGGGCCAGATGGGCGAACGGCGGCAGGCCGGCGGCGCGGCGTTCGCTCAAGGCTTGCTCGGCAAAGGCGAAATAGCCCTGCTCGGTCAGTTGCACCAGCAGCGGATGGTCGGCCAGGTGTGTCTGGATAATCACCTTGCCGGGCTCTTCGGCTCGCCCGGCCCGTCCGGCGACCTGGACGATCAACTGCGCCATGCGCTCGCTGGCGCGGAAGTCGCCGGAGAACAGGCCGCCGTCGGCGTCGAGGATCGACACCAGGGTCACCCGTGGGAAGTGGTGCCCCTTGGCGAGCATCTGGGTGCCCACCAGGATGCACGGCTGGCCCTTCTGGATCGTGGCGAACAGCTGGTTCATCGCGTCCTTGCGCGAAGTGCTGTCGCGGTCGACCCGCAGCACCGGGTAGTCCGGGAACAGGATCGCCAGCCGCTCTTCGGCGCGCTCGGTGCCGGCGCCGACCGGGCGCAGGTCGACCTTGCCGCACTGCGGGCAATGCCGCGGCACGCGTTCGCTGTGGCCGCAATGGTGGCAGCGCAGCTCGCCGTAGCGCTGGTGCACGGTCATCCGCGCATCGCAGCGCTCGCACTCGGACATCCAGCCGCAGTCATGGCACAGCAGGGTCGGCGCGAAACCCCGGCGGTTGAGGAACACCAGCACCTGCTGGCCCGCCGCCAGGGTCTGGCCGATGGCTTGTTGCATGGGGCCGGAGATGCCGCTGTCCAGCGGCCGGCTTTTCACGTCCAGGCGCAGGAAGCGCGGCTGCTTGGCGCCGCCGGCCCGCTCGTTCAGCCGCAGCAGCCCGTAGCGGCCGCTGTAGGCGTTGTGCAGGCTTTCCAGCGACGGTGTAGCGGAACCCAGCACGATGGGGATGTTTTCCTGGCGCGCGCGGACCAGGGCCAGGTCGCGCGCGTGGTAGCGCAGGCCTTCCTGCTGCTTGTAGGAGCCGTCGTGTTCTTCGTCGATGATGATCAGCCCGGGATTCTTCATCGGGGTGAACAGCGCCGAGCGGGTGCCGATAATAATGTCGGCCTCGCCGTCGCGTGCCGCCAGCCAGGCGTCCAGGCGCTCACGGTCATTGACGGCCGAGTGCAGCAGGGCGATGCGGGCATTGAAGCGCTGCTCGAAGCGCGCCAGGGTCTGCGGGCCGAGGTTGATTTCCGGGATCAGCACCAGGGCCTGCTTGCCGGCCTCCAGGGTTTCGCGGATCAGTTGCAGGTAGACCTCGGTCTTGCCGCTGCCGGTGACCCCGGCCAGCAGGAAGGCGTGATAGCTGTCGAAGCCCGAGCGAATGGCTTCATAGGCGGCGCGCTGTTCGCTGTTGAGCGGCAGTTCCGGTTGGGCCAGCCAGTGTTCGTGGCGTTCGCCGGGGGCGTGCCGGCGAACCTCCACCTGGACCAGATCCTTGGCCAGCAACAGGTCGAGGCTGTCCTTGCTCAGCATCAGTTTGCTCAGCAACGCATGGGGAACGCCGTGTGGATGCTGGGCCAGGGTCGCCAGTGCCTCGCGCTGGCGAGGGGCGCGGGCGATGCGCGGGTCGTCGAGGCGGGCGCCGGGGCTGACCGACCAGAAGCGCTCCTGGCGCACCTCGGCCGGCTCGCCCTGGCGCAGCAGTACCGGCAGCGCCCAGCTCAGGGTGTCGCCGAGGCTGTGCTGGTAATACTGCGCCGTCCACAGGCACAGCTTGAACAGCGTGGGCGGCAGCGGCGGGGTGGCATCCAGCAGGGCCAGCGCCGGCTTGAGCTTGTCGGCCGGGACTTCGCTGCTGTCGGTCACCTCGACCAGGATGCCGATCATCTCCCGGCGCCCGAACGGCACGCGCAGGCGCATGCCCGGATGCAGTTGGGCGCGCCGCACGCCGGCCGGGGCCCGATAGTCGAACAGGCGGCGCAGGGGCGAGGGCAGGGCGAGGCGCAAGATGGCGTCGGGCACGCGGGGAAGTCTCATCGAACGGGCGGCAAAGAAGGCCCGGAGCCTAGCAGACGGTCGGTGCGAGGGACAGCTTGCGTGATCGCAAAGGTCTGGTAGAATTCGCGCCCTAATTACGTGCGGTATTCAACAATAGTGTTGGGTGGCGGCACGCTAGCCTGAGGAAGACACCATGAAAGCCGATATCCATCCAGAATACCCAGCAGTTGCCGTAACCTGCAGCTGCGGCAACAAGTTCGAAACCCGTTCGACCTTCGCCAAGCCACTGGCGATCGACGTTTGCAACGAGTGCCACCCGTTCTACACCGGTAAGCAGAAGACTCTGGACACCGGTGGTCGCGTTCAGAAGTTCGCCGACCGTTTCGGTGCTTTCGGCGCGAAAAAGGCCTAAGGCTGACCAGTCTGGAAAGCTGCTCCAGCTTTTCCTCGCTGATGAAAAAGGCGTCCCTCGCGGGCGCCTTTTTTATGTCCGCGATTTGGCTCTCCAGCGCCCAGGCGTTTTGCCCGGCGCCTGCCGGGCTGGCCTCCGCGCAGGTTCAGCGAGTGGTCGACGGCGACACCCTGCGCCTGGCCGATGGGCGCAGTGTGCGGATGATCGGCCTCAACGCCCCGGAGCTGGGCAAGAAAGGCCGTACCGACGAACCCTTCGCCGTGGCGGCCCGCCAGCGCCTGCAGGCATTGGTGAAGGCCAGCGATGGCCGAGTGGGCTTGCTCCCCGGCCGTGAAGCCAAGGATCGTTATGGGCGCACCCTGGCCCATGTCTATGGCGCCGATGGCGCCAATCTCGAAGCGCAATTGCTGGCCGAAGGCCTGGGATACCAGGTGGCCGTGGCGCCGAACGTCGATTTGTTCGATTGCCAGCAGGCCGCCGAGCGCAGCGCTCGTCAGGCCCGGCTGGGGGTGTGGCGGCAGTCGTCTGTGCTGAAAGAGGATCAGATCGCCAGGTCCGGATTCGCCGTGCTCAGTGGGCGGGTGAGCAAGGTGCAGCGCAATCGCGGTGGCATCTGGATCGAGTTGCAGCACTCGGTTGTATTGCACATTGCACCCAATCTGCTCGGTCAGTTCGATACCGCGTTGCTGGAACGCCTGCCGGGGCAGCGGATCGAGGCGCGTGGCTGGGTGCTCGACCGTTCGCGCAAGGGTGGCTTGCAATCAGGCCAGGCGCGCTGGATGTTGCCACTGACGCACCCCGGAATGTTCCAATTGGTTCAATGAATAAAAAATTGTAGACATTTTTTATTTGGATTGTGAACAGTTGCAAGCCTTGTGTTCCGTGGCTCTTGGCCCAAAGTCGTAGGCTACGGGCCTTGACAGGGGTGACCGGTCAGTCTTGTGGGGACTATGCGACACGCGTATCCTCGGCGGTCCGTCTGTCCAACAGTAAAAAGCGGAATGCCCACATGTCTGATTTGAAAACTGCCGCTCTCGAATACCACGCCAATCCCCGTCCAGGGAAACTGAGTGTCGAGCTCACCAAGGCCACCGCTACCGCCCGCGACCTGTCGCTGGCCTACAGCCCCGGCGTAGCCGAACCAGTACGCGAAATCGCCCGCGATCCTGAGCTGGCCTACAAATACACCGGCAAGGGCAACCTGGTTGCAGTCATTTCCGATGGCACCGCGATTCTCGGCCTGGGCAACCTCGGCCCTCTGGCTTCCAAGCCGGTGATGGAAGGCAAGGGCGTGCTGTTCAAGCGCTTTGCCGGCATCGACGTATTCGACATCGAAGTCGACTCCGAAAGCCCGCAAGCCTTCATCGACACCGTCAAGCGCATCTCCATCACCTTCGGTGGCATCAACCTGGAAGACATCAAGGCGCCAGAGTGCTTCGAGATCGAGCGCGCCCTGATCGAACAGTGCGACATTCCGGTGTTCCACGATGACCAGCATGGCACCGCGATCGTGACCGCGGCCGGCATGATCAACGCCCTGGAAATCGCCGGCAAGACCCTGTCGGAAGCCAAGATCGTCTGCCTGGGCGCCGGCGCAGCCGCCATCTCCTGCATGAAGCTGCTGGTGAGCATGGGCGCCAAGATCGAAAACATCTTCATGGTCGACCGTACCGGCGTGATCCACTCCGAGCGCGACGACCTGAACCAGTACAAGGCCGTGTTCGCCCACGCGACCGACAAGCGCACCCTGGCCGACGCCCTGCAGGGCGCCGACGTGTTCGTCGGCCTGTCCGGCCCGAACCTGCTGAGCGCCGAAGGCCTGAAATCCATGGCGGCCAACCCGATCGT
This portion of the Pseudomonas sp. MRSN 12121 genome encodes:
- a CDS encoding primosomal protein N', yielding MPDAILRLALPSPLRRLFDYRAPAGVRRAQLHPGMRLRVPFGRREMIGILVEVTDSSEVPADKLKPALALLDATPPLPPTLFKLCLWTAQYYQHSLGDTLSWALPVLLRQGEPAEVRQERFWSVSPGARLDDPRIARAPRQREALATLAQHPHGVPHALLSKLMLSKDSLDLLLAKDLVQVEVRRHAPGERHEHWLAQPELPLNSEQRAAYEAIRSGFDSYHAFLLAGVTGSGKTEVYLQLIRETLEAGKQALVLIPEINLGPQTLARFEQRFNARIALLHSAVNDRERLDAWLAARDGEADIIIGTRSALFTPMKNPGLIIIDEEHDGSYKQQEGLRYHARDLALVRARQENIPIVLGSATPSLESLHNAYSGRYGLLRLNERAGGAKQPRFLRLDVKSRPLDSGISGPMQQAIGQTLAAGQQVLVFLNRRGFAPTLLCHDCGWMSECERCDARMTVHQRYGELRCHHCGHSERVPRHCPQCGKVDLRPVGAGTERAEERLAILFPDYPVLRVDRDSTSRKDAMNQLFATIQKGQPCILVGTQMLAKGHHFPRVTLVSILDADGGLFSGDFRASERMAQLIVQVAGRAGRAEEPGKVIIQTHLADHPLLVQLTEQGYFAFAEQALSERRAAGLPPFAHLALLRAEAHKPGQAEGFLDEACSEAERLLAQMNLGGIELLGPVPAPMERRAGRYRAQLLLQASARAPLHKLLSHWLLLLEQMPSGRQVRWSLDVDPVDLY
- the rpmE gene encoding 50S ribosomal protein L31, producing MKADIHPEYPAVAVTCSCGNKFETRSTFAKPLAIDVCNECHPFYTGKQKTLDTGGRVQKFADRFGAFGAKKA
- a CDS encoding thermonuclease family protein, yielding MKKASLAGAFFMSAIWLSSAQAFCPAPAGLASAQVQRVVDGDTLRLADGRSVRMIGLNAPELGKKGRTDEPFAVAARQRLQALVKASDGRVGLLPGREAKDRYGRTLAHVYGADGANLEAQLLAEGLGYQVAVAPNVDLFDCQQAAERSARQARLGVWRQSSVLKEDQIARSGFAVLSGRVSKVQRNRGGIWIELQHSVVLHIAPNLLGQFDTALLERLPGQRIEARGWVLDRSRKGGLQSGQARWMLPLTHPGMFQLVQ
- a CDS encoding malic enzyme-like NAD(P)-binding protein, which produces MSDLKTAALEYHANPRPGKLSVELTKATATARDLSLAYSPGVAEPVREIARDPELAYKYTGKGNLVAVISDGTAILGLGNLGPLASKPVMEGKGVLFKRFAGIDVFDIEVDSESPQAFIDTVKRISITFGGINLEDIKAPECFEIERALIEQCDIPVFHDDQHGTAIVTAAGMINALEIAGKTLSEAKIVCLGAGAAAISCMKLLVSMGAKIENIFMVDRTGVIHSERDDLNQYKAVFAHATDKRTLADALQGADVFVGLSGPNLLSAEGLKSMAANPIVFACSNPDPEIAPELAHATRDDVIMATGRSDYPNQVNNVLGFPFIFRGALDVRAKRINEEMKIAAANALKDLAKLPVPKEVCAAYGVDALEFGREYIIPKPMDARLITVVSDAVAKAAIETGVATLPYPKNYPLKSVDDVFNG